In the Flavisolibacter tropicus genome, one interval contains:
- a CDS encoding aspartate aminotransferase family protein has translation MNLFDVYPLNDITIVKAAGSYVWDDKGTQYLDMYGGHAVISIGHTHPHWVKRIEDQLHQIAFYSNSVKIPIQKQLAETLGRVSGKEDYQLFLCNSGAEANENALKLASFHTGRKKVVAFKKAFHGRTSLAVAATDNLSIVAPVNATENITFLPFNDVDALNAYFESDGKETAAVIIESIQGVGGINVASAAFLQAIRQLCDQNGALLIADEVQCGYGRSGKFFSIDNADIQADIYSMAKGMGNGFPIGGILIAPHIQPKHGMLGTTFGGNHLACAAALAVLEVMEQEKLIEQAATVGSYLVEQLQSIEGIKDVRGQGLMIGFNTVEELNDLRKVLLRDFQIFTGEAKPNVIRLLPALSLTKEQVDAFIAAVKKAIQQLLSTVPSSIANTAG, from the coding sequence ATGAACTTATTTGACGTTTACCCCCTTAATGACATTACTATAGTAAAGGCAGCAGGCTCTTATGTATGGGATGATAAGGGCACTCAGTATTTGGATATGTATGGTGGTCATGCTGTGATCTCCATTGGTCATACACATCCGCATTGGGTAAAACGAATAGAAGATCAATTACATCAAATAGCTTTTTACTCTAACTCTGTAAAAATCCCTATTCAGAAACAATTAGCTGAAACCTTAGGACGAGTAAGCGGAAAAGAAGATTACCAGTTGTTTCTGTGTAATAGTGGGGCTGAAGCAAATGAAAATGCACTTAAGCTAGCGTCTTTTCATACAGGCAGGAAAAAAGTAGTAGCGTTTAAAAAAGCCTTTCATGGTCGTACCTCATTGGCCGTTGCTGCAACTGATAATTTAAGTATTGTTGCACCGGTAAATGCTACTGAGAATATTACCTTCCTTCCATTCAACGATGTTGATGCTTTAAATGCCTATTTTGAAAGTGATGGTAAGGAAACTGCTGCTGTCATTATTGAAAGTATACAAGGCGTGGGTGGTATCAATGTAGCAAGTGCTGCCTTTTTACAAGCCATTCGCCAGTTATGTGATCAAAATGGAGCGTTACTTATAGCAGATGAAGTACAGTGTGGTTATGGACGTAGTGGAAAGTTCTTCTCTATTGATAATGCAGATATTCAAGCCGACATCTACAGTATGGCTAAAGGCATGGGTAATGGATTTCCAATTGGCGGTATTTTAATAGCTCCTCATATTCAACCCAAGCATGGAATGTTAGGTACTACGTTTGGTGGTAATCATTTAGCGTGTGCAGCAGCATTGGCTGTGTTAGAAGTGATGGAGCAGGAAAAGTTAATTGAGCAAGCTGCAACAGTAGGAAGCTACTTAGTGGAGCAATTGCAATCAATTGAAGGAATAAAAGATGTGCGTGGACAAGGCTTAATGATTGGTTTTAATACAGTTGAAGAACTGAATGACCTGCGTAAAGTATTGTTACGTGATTTTCAAATTTTCACTGGTGAAGCAAAACCTAATGTGATTCGGTTATTGCCAGCGCTTTCTTTAACAAAAGAACAGGTGGATGCATTCATTGCTGCAGTGAAAAAGGCAATACAACAGTTGCTATCAACTGTCCCTTCAAGTATTGCTAACACAGCAGGATAA
- the argB gene encoding acetylglutamate kinase: MDKLYVIKIGGNVIDDDNKLSAFLLQFAAIKGKKILVHGGGKLATRLAAELNIPQQMIDGRRITDSETLKVVTMVYAGYINKNIVAQLQAANCNAVGVCGADGNAILAHKRTGAATDYGFVGDIDSVDASFFQNILQQQDCVVLAPITHDGKGQLLNTNADTIAQETAKALSSLYNVELIYSFEKAGVLLDANDDATVIKEINPTTYKQLKEQQVIFAGMLPKLDNAFAALHSGVKKVIIGKAEVLQQLITGESGTSIIHD, encoded by the coding sequence ATGGATAAGTTATATGTCATAAAAATTGGCGGTAATGTTATCGACGATGATAACAAATTGTCTGCATTTCTATTACAATTTGCAGCCATTAAAGGCAAAAAAATTCTGGTGCATGGCGGTGGAAAATTGGCAACCCGACTTGCCGCCGAATTGAATATCCCTCAACAAATGATCGATGGCCGTCGTATAACTGATAGCGAAACGCTAAAGGTGGTTACCATGGTATACGCCGGATATATCAATAAAAATATTGTAGCGCAGTTACAGGCTGCCAATTGCAATGCAGTAGGTGTTTGTGGTGCAGACGGTAATGCTATCCTGGCGCATAAACGTACAGGTGCAGCTACCGATTATGGCTTTGTAGGTGATATAGATAGCGTAGATGCTTCTTTCTTTCAAAATATTCTGCAACAACAGGATTGCGTAGTGCTAGCGCCGATAACACATGATGGTAAGGGACAGTTGCTCAATACAAATGCTGATACCATTGCACAAGAAACCGCAAAAGCGTTAAGTAGTTTATATAATGTAGAGTTGATCTACTCTTTTGAAAAAGCAGGTGTATTACTGGACGCTAATGATGACGCTACCGTTATCAAAGAGATCAATCCAACTACTTACAAACAGCTGAAAGAACAGCAAGTCATTTTTGCAGGTATGTTGCCCAAATTGGATAATGCCTTTGCAGCGTTACATAGTGGTGTGAAAAAAGTGATTATTGGTAAAGCTGAAGTATTGCAGCAATTGATTACTGGAGAATCCGGAACATCTATCATTCATGACTAA
- a CDS encoding M20 family metallo-hydrolase, which yields MTNSLEKLQQEAIALLQELIAIPSFSKEEWETASVISRFLAMKGMTSTRVGNNVFVKNLHFDANKPTILLNSHHDTVKPNVQYSRNPFAATIEDGKLYGLGSNDAGGCLVSLLATFLHFYELPDLKYNLLFAATAEEEISGTGGVEEVLKYLPSIDFAIVGEPTLMQMAVAERGLMVIDGIAKGKAGHAARNEGENAIYKAMMDIEWIYCYAFGKVSELLGPTKMSVTVIETENKAHNVVPAQCRFVIDVRVNELYTFEEVVDIIKSNTQSEMMPRSTRLRSSMIPLDHPLVKAGSSLGRSYYGSPTTSDKALMPFPALKMGPGDSARSHSADEFIYVNEINEGIELYIQLLNKVVL from the coding sequence ATGACTAATTCTTTAGAAAAACTACAACAAGAGGCCATCGCTCTTTTGCAAGAGTTGATTGCCATTCCTTCATTTAGTAAAGAAGAATGGGAAACGGCTAGCGTTATTAGTCGGTTTCTGGCTATGAAAGGAATGACATCGACAAGAGTAGGTAATAACGTTTTTGTCAAAAACCTACATTTCGATGCAAATAAGCCTACAATTCTCTTAAACTCTCATCACGATACGGTAAAACCGAATGTTCAATATAGTCGTAATCCTTTTGCGGCAACAATTGAGGATGGCAAATTGTATGGGCTAGGGAGTAATGATGCGGGCGGGTGCCTTGTATCCTTGTTGGCTACATTTCTCCATTTTTATGAACTGCCTGATTTAAAATATAACCTCTTATTTGCGGCTACTGCAGAAGAAGAAATTTCCGGAACTGGCGGTGTTGAAGAAGTGTTGAAATATCTACCTTCTATTGATTTTGCCATTGTAGGGGAGCCTACTCTAATGCAAATGGCTGTAGCAGAAAGAGGCTTGATGGTTATTGATGGTATCGCCAAAGGAAAGGCCGGGCATGCAGCGCGAAATGAGGGCGAGAACGCGATTTATAAGGCGATGATGGACATAGAGTGGATCTATTGTTATGCGTTTGGAAAAGTGTCCGAACTGCTAGGGCCAACCAAAATGAGCGTTACGGTTATTGAAACGGAAAATAAAGCGCATAATGTAGTACCTGCCCAGTGTCGTTTTGTAATAGATGTTCGCGTAAACGAATTATATACTTTTGAAGAAGTTGTGGATATCATTAAATCAAATACGCAAAGCGAAATGATGCCGAGAAGCACCCGCCTGCGTTCATCTATGATTCCATTAGATCATCCTTTGGTAAAAGCAGGCTCATCATTAGGTCGTAGTTATTATGGATCACCAACAACTTCCGATAAAGCCCTCATGCCATTCCCCGCTTTAAAAATGGGACCGGGAGATTCGGCACGGAGTCACTCCGCCGATGAGTTTATTTATGTTAACGAGATCAATGAAGGCATTGAACTATATATTCAGCTATTAAATAAAGTAGTGCTATGA
- the argH gene encoding argininosuccinate lyase, which produces MKLWQKENTSVSKLIESFTVGRDKEFDQLLAQYDVQGSIAHVTMLGEVGLMTQDEAATAVLALKAIAEEIHQGTFSIQPDVEDVHSQVELLLTERIGDIGKKIHSGRSRNDQVAVDIKLYLRQEILNVKDAVQELFNLLITQSEKYKDHLLPGYTHLQIAMPSSFGLWFGAYAESLVDDLELAAAAYAVANKNPLGSGAGYGSSFPLNRTRTTELLQFGSLNHNSVYAQMTRGKTEKITAFAFSSIAATLSKLAMDCCIYMNQNFGFISFPNELTTGSSIMPHKKNPDVFELIRAKCNRIQSIPNELTLLLNNLPSGYHRDLQLTKEILFPAIEELKACLQLMGVMLEQVQVKENLLADEKYKYLFSVEAVNELVNKGIPFRQAYQEVGNQIEKGVFQFDFSKGLAHTHEGSIGNLGNDAIRKAFNQVVKKF; this is translated from the coding sequence ATGAAGCTTTGGCAAAAAGAGAATACCTCTGTTTCAAAATTGATTGAATCCTTTACAGTTGGAAGAGACAAAGAGTTTGATCAATTGTTGGCTCAATACGATGTGCAAGGTTCTATTGCCCATGTGACCATGTTAGGTGAAGTTGGGTTGATGACCCAGGACGAAGCGGCTACAGCTGTTCTGGCATTAAAAGCAATTGCTGAAGAGATCCATCAAGGAACTTTTAGTATTCAGCCAGATGTTGAAGACGTACATTCTCAAGTAGAATTGTTACTGACAGAACGTATAGGTGATATTGGAAAAAAGATTCATAGCGGTCGTAGTCGTAACGATCAGGTAGCAGTAGATATTAAGCTGTATTTACGTCAAGAAATACTAAATGTAAAAGATGCAGTTCAGGAGTTATTTAATCTGCTGATCACACAAAGCGAAAAGTATAAGGATCATTTACTTCCCGGCTATACGCATTTACAAATTGCCATGCCTTCCTCTTTTGGTTTATGGTTTGGCGCTTATGCAGAAAGTCTTGTGGATGATCTGGAATTAGCCGCTGCCGCTTATGCTGTGGCTAATAAAAACCCTTTGGGAAGTGGAGCAGGTTATGGGTCATCGTTTCCGCTGAATAGAACACGCACTACTGAATTGCTTCAGTTTGGTTCCTTGAATCATAACTCTGTGTATGCACAAATGACCAGGGGTAAAACAGAGAAGATCACCGCTTTTGCCTTCAGCTCCATTGCTGCAACCTTAAGTAAGTTGGCAATGGACTGCTGCATTTACATGAACCAGAACTTTGGTTTTATTTCTTTCCCTAATGAATTGACTACAGGAAGCAGCATTATGCCGCACAAGAAGAATCCTGATGTGTTTGAGTTGATTCGTGCCAAGTGTAATAGAATTCAGTCAATCCCAAATGAGCTTACATTATTGCTGAATAATTTGCCCTCTGGTTATCACCGTGATCTTCAACTTACAAAGGAGATCTTATTTCCAGCGATTGAAGAATTAAAGGCCTGCTTGCAGCTAATGGGTGTAATGTTGGAACAAGTTCAGGTAAAAGAGAACCTTCTGGCTGATGAGAAATATAAGTACCTCTTTAGTGTAGAAGCGGTGAATGAGCTGGTGAATAAGGGCATTCCTTTCAGACAAGCCTACCAAGAAGTGGGAAATCAAATTGAAAAAGGTGTTTTCCAATTTGATTTTAGCAAAGGCTTGGCACATACGCATGAAGGAAGTATTGGCAACTTAGGCAATGATGCTATACGCAAGGCGTTTAACCAAGTCGTAAAGAAGTTTTAG
- a CDS encoding N-acetylornithine carbamoyltransferase, whose protein sequence is MKQFLSVHDVSDIDALVQKALAYKANPFQDKTLGSNKRIGCLFLNPSMRTRLSTQIAAQNLGMEAIVFNVGAEGWALEFADGAVMNGTSVEHVKDAAPIMGNYFDVLAIRTFPSLKNREEDYSENYIKQFVKYAGIPVVSLESATLHPLQSLTDVITITETFKEKRKPKVVLTWAPHVKPLPQCVANSFAQWMTAWGNADFVVTHPEGYALDEQFTKGATITTDQDAALKDADYIYVKNWSSYEQYGQILCNDQSWMLTSDKLKTTNNAKVMHCLPVRRNVELSDEILDGPNSIITQEASNRVWAAQAVLASILHG, encoded by the coding sequence TTGAAACAGTTTCTTTCCGTTCATGATGTAAGTGACATAGATGCCTTGGTACAAAAGGCACTGGCCTACAAAGCAAATCCTTTTCAGGATAAAACCTTAGGTAGTAATAAGCGTATAGGTTGTTTGTTTTTGAACCCTAGTATGCGTACGCGCCTTAGTACACAGATTGCTGCTCAGAATCTGGGTATGGAAGCCATTGTTTTTAATGTTGGTGCTGAAGGCTGGGCATTGGAATTTGCCGACGGTGCTGTAATGAACGGAACATCAGTTGAGCATGTGAAAGATGCAGCTCCGATTATGGGAAACTATTTTGATGTACTAGCTATACGCACTTTCCCTTCATTAAAGAATCGTGAAGAGGATTATAGTGAAAACTATATAAAGCAGTTTGTAAAATATGCAGGTATTCCCGTAGTGAGTTTGGAAAGCGCTACCCTGCATCCGCTTCAAAGTCTTACAGATGTAATAACCATTACAGAAACCTTTAAGGAAAAACGTAAACCTAAGGTAGTTTTAACCTGGGCTCCCCACGTAAAGCCACTGCCGCAATGTGTAGCCAATAGTTTTGCACAATGGATGACGGCTTGGGGGAACGCGGACTTTGTTGTTACACATCCTGAAGGGTATGCGTTAGACGAGCAGTTTACAAAAGGTGCTACAATAACTACTGATCAGGATGCGGCATTAAAAGATGCTGATTATATCTATGTAAAGAACTGGAGTAGTTATGAGCAGTATGGTCAGATCCTTTGCAATGATCAAAGCTGGATGCTTACATCAGATAAACTGAAAACCACCAATAATGCTAAAGTGATGCATTGTCTTCCTGTGAGAAGAAATGTGGAATTAAGTGACGAGATATTGGATGGGCCTAACAGTATAATTACGCAGGAAGCTTCAAACCGTGTTTGGGCAGCTCAGGCTGTTTTAGCATCAATACTACATGGATAA
- the argC gene encoding N-acetyl-gamma-glutamyl-phosphate reductase has protein sequence MKKVNVGIVGGAGYTGGELLRILLHHPQVNISFIHSRSNAGKPIAAIHQDLIGESDLTFAAELNSNIDILFLCAGHGEARKFLTENKIGQQVKIIDLSQDFRLQSHATIDDRTFVYGLPELNKEQIRKAQNIANPGCFATAIQLGLLPLAKAGLLENEINTTGITGSTGAGQSLSATSHFSWRANNIQAYKTLTHQHLKEINQSLTQFGAEQIELNFVPWRGDFTRGIFITSTITCDWKLESLVDLYKEFYADHPFTILSQQEIFLKQVVNTNKCVIQLEKVGTKLVVHSAIDNLLKGASGQAVQNMNLQFGLDECAGLHLKPTGF, from the coding sequence ATGAAGAAAGTAAACGTAGGAATTGTAGGAGGTGCTGGGTATACCGGTGGTGAGTTGTTGCGTATCCTCCTTCATCATCCACAAGTAAATATTTCATTTATACATAGCCGTAGCAATGCGGGTAAACCCATTGCGGCTATTCACCAGGATCTGATAGGAGAGTCTGATCTCACCTTTGCGGCAGAACTGAATAGTAATATTGATATTTTGTTTCTGTGTGCAGGACATGGCGAAGCGCGTAAGTTTTTAACAGAAAACAAAATTGGTCAGCAAGTAAAGATCATTGATCTCTCGCAAGACTTCCGTTTACAGTCTCATGCTACAATTGATGATCGAACATTTGTATATGGTTTGCCAGAATTGAACAAAGAGCAAATACGTAAAGCACAGAATATTGCAAATCCTGGATGTTTTGCCACTGCTATTCAATTAGGCTTATTGCCGTTGGCGAAAGCAGGATTGTTAGAGAACGAAATAAATACTACTGGTATTACTGGTTCTACTGGTGCAGGACAAAGTTTGTCGGCTACATCGCATTTCAGTTGGAGAGCCAATAACATTCAAGCCTATAAAACGCTAACGCACCAGCATTTAAAAGAGATCAATCAGTCGCTTACTCAATTTGGTGCGGAACAAATAGAGCTCAATTTTGTGCCTTGGAGAGGAGACTTTACACGAGGCATCTTTATCACTTCAACTATTACCTGCGATTGGAAGCTGGAGTCACTGGTTGACTTATATAAAGAGTTCTATGCTGATCATCCCTTTACAATTTTAAGTCAGCAAGAGATCTTTTTAAAACAAGTAGTAAATACCAATAAATGTGTCATCCAGCTAGAGAAAGTAGGAACTAAACTGGTGGTGCATTCAGCCATTGACAATTTATTAAAAGGCGCATCTGGACAAGCCGTGCAAAATATGAACCTGCAATTCGGATTAGATGAATGTGCAGGATTACACTTAAAACCCACAGGATTTTAA
- a CDS encoding cupin domain-containing protein → MKPVSKNNCLQHYTWGDNCDGWNLVAEDSLSVKQERMPAKTAEAKHYHNQAQQFFYILKGIAQFEIEGDHIDVVAGEGIHIKPGQRHRILNNTDEELEFLLCSQPSTINDRINCD, encoded by the coding sequence ATGAAGCCTGTTTCCAAAAACAATTGTTTGCAACATTATACCTGGGGTGACAATTGTGACGGGTGGAACCTGGTGGCAGAAGATAGCCTTTCTGTAAAGCAGGAGCGAATGCCAGCAAAGACAGCAGAGGCAAAACATTATCATAACCAGGCGCAACAATTCTTTTATATTCTCAAAGGGATTGCTCAATTTGAAATTGAGGGTGACCATATTGATGTAGTTGCAGGCGAAGGCATTCATATTAAACCTGGCCAGCGTCATCGGATACTTAATAATACGGATGAAGAATTAGAGTTTCTTCTTTGCTCACAACCCTCAACCATAAATGACCGTATAAACTGTGATTAA